One Roseburia rectibacter DNA window includes the following coding sequences:
- the bsh gene encoding choloylglycine hydrolase, whose protein sequence is MCTAATYLTKDFYFGRTLDYEFSYGEEIAVTPRNYPFHFRHTENLEKHYAIIGMAHMAGDYPLYYDAVNEKGVGMAGLNFVGNAYYHKEESGKKNVASFEFIPWVLAQCATLDEVRELIADLNIVDTPFSENLPSGMLHWIISDKSGSITVESMKDGLHIHENPVGVLTNNPPFEQQMFMLNNYMGLSPKQPENHFTDKLDLNMYSRGMGALGLPGDLSSASRFARVAFTKMNAVSDDSEEESVAQFFHILGSVDQQRGCCEVSDGKYEITIYTSCCNASRGIYYYTTYSNSQITAVDMHREDLDGSVPVHYPMLTKQQILWQN, encoded by the coding sequence ATGTGTACAGCAGCAACTTACCTGACGAAAGACTTTTATTTTGGAAGAACATTAGATTATGAATTTTCTTATGGCGAGGAAATCGCGGTGACACCGCGGAATTATCCATTTCATTTCCGTCACACGGAAAATCTGGAAAAACATTATGCGATCATTGGCATGGCGCACATGGCAGGAGATTATCCGCTTTATTATGATGCGGTGAACGAAAAAGGCGTCGGCATGGCGGGACTTAATTTTGTCGGCAATGCATATTATCATAAGGAAGAAAGCGGTAAAAAAAATGTGGCATCCTTTGAATTTATTCCATGGGTGCTTGCGCAGTGCGCAACGTTAGATGAGGTGCGGGAGCTGATTGCAGATTTAAATATTGTGGATACGCCGTTCAGTGAAAATCTGCCGTCCGGCATGCTACACTGGATCATCTCAGATAAGAGTGGATCGATTACAGTAGAATCCATGAAAGACGGACTGCATATCCATGAAAATCCGGTTGGTGTCCTGACAAACAATCCGCCATTTGAGCAGCAGATGTTTATGCTGAATAATTACATGGGACTGTCACCAAAACAGCCGGAAAATCATTTTACGGATAAACTGGATCTGAATATGTACAGTCGTGGCATGGGAGCATTAGGACTGCCGGGTGATCTTTCATCAGCTTCCCGTTTTGCGAGAGTCGCGTTTACAAAAATGAACGCAGTTTCTGACGATTCCGAGGAGGAGAGTGTGGCACAGTTTTTCCATATCTTAGGATCTGTCGACCAGCAGAGAGGCTGCTGCGAGGTATCCGATGGAAAATATGAGATCACGATCTACACCTCCTGCTGTAATGCAAGCCGTGGAATTTATTACTACACCACATATTCCAACAGCCAGATCACGGCGGTGGACATGCACAGAGAAGATCTTGACGGAAGTGTTCCGGTGCATTATCCAATGCTCACAAAACAACAGATCCTGTGGCAGAATTAA
- the nagB gene encoding glucosamine-6-phosphate deaminase yields the protein MRIIKVKNYDEVSVKTANLILGQVNLKPDAVLGLATGGSPVGAYQKIVEAYNRGEVDFSQITTINLDEYRGIKRNHEQSYWSFMQENLFKHVNVREDHIFIPNGENLNSEEVCREYDKIIEIAGGIDMQLLGIGLDGHIGFNEPADHFEKNTHCVELTESTIEANKRFFESKDEVPRQAYTMGILPIVQAKKVIMIANGKNKADIIKKAFTGPVTPEVPASILQMHPDFTLIADEEALTEI from the coding sequence ATGAGAATTATTAAAGTGAAAAACTATGATGAGGTTTCTGTAAAGACAGCAAATTTGATTTTAGGACAGGTAAATTTAAAACCGGATGCGGTTTTAGGACTTGCTACCGGCGGTTCACCGGTAGGTGCATATCAAAAAATCGTGGAAGCATACAATAGGGGGGAAGTTGATTTTTCACAGATCACAACGATCAATCTCGATGAGTACAGAGGAATCAAAAGAAACCACGAACAGAGCTACTGGAGTTTTATGCAGGAAAATCTGTTTAAACATGTAAATGTAAGGGAAGACCACATTTTCATTCCAAACGGAGAAAATCTTAACAGTGAGGAAGTCTGCAGGGAATATGACAAGATCATCGAAATTGCCGGTGGTATTGATATGCAGCTTCTTGGAATTGGCCTGGACGGACATATCGGTTTTAACGAACCGGCGGATCATTTTGAAAAAAATACACACTGTGTGGAACTGACGGAGAGCACGATCGAGGCAAACAAGAGATTTTTTGAGAGTAAGGATGAAGTTCCGCGTCAGGCATATACCATGGGCATCCTGCCAATCGTACAGGCAAAGAAAGTCATCATGATCGCAAATGGGAAAAATAAGGCGGATATCATCAAAAAAGCATTTACCGGACCGGTCACACCGGAAGTCCCGGCATCCATTCTGCAGATGCATCCGGATTTCACACTGATCGCAGATGAAGAAGCGCTTACTGAGATCTAA
- a CDS encoding glucose-6-phosphate isomerase codes for MITWNNLDTLDSYKELSKASRVNLAEVMSGENGAERVKNYSIPMAEGFSYNYAAKAVDDDVLDALVKLAKEAQLAEKFKALYNGEVVNTGEKRLVLHHMTRGQLGDAVNADGVDKRAFYVEQQNRIADFANKVHAGEITNAAGEKFTTVVQIGIGGSDLGPRAMYLALENWAKKNNTFKMEAKFISNVDPDDAAAVLNSIDVAHSIFVLVSKSGTTLETLTNESFVKDALKKAGLDASKHMIAVTSETSPLAKSDDYLAAFFMDDYIGGRFSSTSAVGGAVLSLAFGPEVFAQFLEGAAAEDKLSANEDVLKNPEMLDALIGVYERNVLGYPCTAVLPYSQALNRFPAHLQQLDMESNGKSVNRFGEPVNYPTGPVIFGEPGTNGQHSFYQLLHQGTDIVPLQFVGFKNNQIGTDVVIQDSTSQQKLCANVAAQIVAFACGKSDENRNKNFEGGRPSSIIIGDQVNPGSLGALLAHFENKIMFQGFLWNVNSFDQEGVQLGKVLAKRVLAHETDGALKVFSDLLNI; via the coding sequence ATGATTACCTGGAACAACTTAGATACCCTTGATTCTTATAAGGAACTTTCAAAGGCTTCCCGTGTAAACCTTGCAGAAGTAATGTCAGGCGAGAACGGTGCAGAGCGTGTAAAAAATTACAGCATTCCTATGGCGGAGGGCTTTTCTTACAATTATGCAGCAAAAGCTGTTGATGATGACGTGCTTGATGCACTCGTAAAACTTGCAAAAGAGGCACAGCTTGCAGAGAAGTTTAAGGCTCTCTACAATGGAGAAGTTGTAAATACCGGTGAAAAACGTCTGGTACTTCATCATATGACACGTGGACAGCTCGGTGATGCTGTAAACGCTGATGGCGTGGACAAACGTGCTTTTTATGTAGAGCAGCAGAACAGAATCGCTGATTTTGCAAACAAAGTACATGCAGGTGAGATCACCAATGCAGCAGGTGAGAAGTTTACAACAGTTGTTCAGATCGGTATCGGTGGCAGTGACCTCGGTCCTCGCGCAATGTATCTTGCATTAGAAAACTGGGCAAAGAAAAATAATACTTTTAAAATGGAAGCAAAATTCATCAGCAATGTTGATCCGGATGATGCAGCAGCAGTTTTAAATTCCATCGATGTGGCTCATTCTATCTTCGTACTGGTTTCTAAATCAGGTACCACACTTGAAACACTGACAAATGAATCTTTTGTAAAAGACGCATTAAAGAAAGCAGGACTTGATGCTTCGAAACACATGATCGCAGTTACCAGTGAGACATCTCCACTGGCAAAGAGCGATGATTATCTGGCAGCTTTCTTTATGGATGATTATATCGGCGGACGTTTCTCTTCCACATCTGCAGTCGGCGGTGCTGTTTTATCACTTGCATTCGGACCGGAAGTATTTGCACAGTTCTTAGAGGGTGCAGCCGCTGAGGATAAACTTTCTGCAAATGAAGACGTATTAAAGAACCCGGAGATGCTCGATGCTTTGATCGGTGTATATGAGCGTAACGTATTAGGTTATCCTTGCACCGCAGTATTGCCATATTCCCAGGCATTAAACCGTTTCCCGGCACATTTACAGCAGCTTGACATGGAGTCAAACGGTAAATCTGTAAACCGTTTCGGTGAACCTGTAAACTATCCGACAGGTCCGGTAATCTTTGGTGAGCCGGGAACCAACGGACAGCATTCTTTCTATCAGTTATTACATCAGGGAACAGATATTGTTCCGTTACAGTTTGTTGGATTTAAAAATAACCAGATCGGAACTGATGTTGTGATCCAGGACAGCACAAGCCAGCAGAAACTCTGTGCAAACGTTGCAGCACAGATCGTTGCATTTGCATGTGGTAAATCTGATGAAAACCGCAACAAGAATTTTGAGGGCGGACGTCCATCCAGTATCATCATTGGTGATCAGGTAAATCCTGGTTCCCTCGGTGCATTATTGGCACATTTTGAGAACAAGATCATGTTCCAGGGATTCTTATGGAATGTAAACAGCTTCGACCAGGAAGGTGTTCAGCTTGGTAAAGTCCTTGCAAAACGTGTTCTTGCACATGAGACAGACGGTGCACTGAAAGTATTTAGTGATCTGCTGAATATCTAG
- the pdxS gene encoding pyridoxal 5'-phosphate synthase lyase subunit PdxS, whose translation MSNINNTKEQYELNRELAQMLKGGVIMDVTNAGQAKIAEAAGACAVMALERIPADIRAAGGVARMSDPKLIKEIQGAVSIPVMAKCRIGHFAEAQILQALEIDYIDESEVLSPADDVYHIDKTKFQVPFVCGAKNLGEALRRIAEGAAMIRTKGEPGTGDVVQAVHHMRLINSEIAAVAAKREDELFEAAKQLQVPYDLVKYVHDHKKLPVVNFAAGGVATPADAALMMQLGAEGVFVGSGIFKSGNPAKRAAAIVQAVTNYNDAKLIAELSEDLGEAMVGINEDEIQLLMAERGK comes from the coding sequence ATGAGTAATATAAATAATACAAAAGAGCAGTATGAATTAAATCGTGAACTGGCACAGATGTTAAAGGGTGGTGTCATCATGGATGTCACAAATGCCGGGCAGGCAAAGATCGCAGAGGCGGCAGGAGCATGTGCGGTTATGGCATTAGAGCGGATCCCGGCGGATATCAGAGCAGCGGGCGGCGTGGCAAGAATGAGTGATCCGAAGCTGATCAAAGAGATCCAGGGTGCAGTTTCCATTCCGGTTATGGCAAAATGCCGAATCGGTCATTTTGCGGAGGCACAGATCTTACAGGCATTAGAAATCGACTACATCGACGAGAGTGAAGTGCTTTCTCCGGCAGATGATGTTTACCACATTGACAAGACAAAATTTCAGGTGCCGTTTGTCTGCGGAGCAAAAAATTTAGGCGAGGCACTCAGAAGAATCGCTGAGGGCGCAGCGATGATCCGTACCAAAGGGGAGCCGGGAACCGGTGATGTGGTTCAGGCGGTACATCATATGAGACTGATCAACTCCGAGATCGCGGCAGTTGCGGCAAAGCGTGAGGATGAACTTTTTGAGGCGGCAAAACAGCTTCAGGTTCCATATGATCTTGTAAAATATGTGCATGACCACAAAAAACTTCCGGTTGTAAACTTTGCGGCAGGCGGTGTGGCAACTCCGGCAGATGCAGCATTGATGATGCAGCTTGGTGCCGAGGGCGTATTTGTAGGTTCGGGTATTTTTAAATCCGGCAATCCGGCAAAACGTGCAGCAGCAATCGTACAGGCAGTGACCAATTACAATGATGCAAAACTGATTGCAGAGTTATCTGAAGATTTAGGAGAAGCGATGGTTGGCATCAACGAGGATGAGATACAGCTGCTTATGGCAGAGCGTGGGAAATAA
- the pdxT gene encoding pyridoxal 5'-phosphate synthase glutaminase subunit PdxT: protein MSEKVSIGILAVQGAFAEHQAMLDGLGADTFLIRQKKDLEEAVQNGRLQGIVLPGGESTVQGKLLRDLGMSDQLKELIEAGTPVLATCAGLILLAERVSNDDRAYLKTLPVSVKRNAYGRQLGSFVTDAEITHVGTYRMNFIRAPYIDEILDPQVETLAIVDGDTVAVRYKNQLALSFHPEVSEDARVHAYFLNEIVQGV from the coding sequence ATGTCAGAAAAAGTATCAATCGGAATCCTTGCGGTGCAGGGCGCATTTGCGGAGCATCAGGCGATGCTTGACGGGCTTGGTGCGGATACATTCCTGATCCGTCAGAAAAAGGATTTGGAAGAGGCTGTGCAGAATGGCAGACTGCAGGGGATCGTGCTTCCCGGAGGTGAAAGCACGGTACAGGGAAAACTGCTTAGAGACCTTGGCATGTCTGACCAGTTAAAAGAACTGATCGAAGCGGGTACACCGGTGCTTGCGACCTGCGCAGGGCTGATCCTTTTAGCAGAGCGTGTTTCCAACGATGACAGAGCGTATTTAAAAACCCTGCCGGTAAGCGTGAAACGCAACGCCTATGGTAGACAGCTCGGAAGCTTTGTCACGGATGCTGAGATCACACACGTTGGAACCTACCGGATGAATTTTATCCGTGCACCATACATTGATGAAATTTTAGATCCGCAGGTAGAGACATTGGCGATAGTGGATGGCGATACGGTAGCAGTCCGCTACAAAAACCAGCTTGCGCTCAGTTTTCACCCGGAAGTGAGTGAAGATGCAAGGGTGCACGCGTATTTCTTAAATGAAATCGTGCAGGGTGTATAA
- a CDS encoding BadF/BadG/BcrA/BcrD ATPase family protein: MFDIMTMAENIKTYRNKRGINQYEFAEKLGISPQAVSKWECGQSCPSIENLCVISEILDVSIDTLIGESSEGEKMMIGIDGGGTKTEFVLFSESGRILNRIVLDGCNPNTVGMEEAMNILQLGIDTLMKIKGKISGIFVGAAGLDSGNNTSKIKKMLKEKYPKVKIQCENDIYNVIACGKNLDRCVAAISGTGMIIYANQNGNLKHFGGRGYLLDKGGSGYHIGRDAICAAQDARDGIGEHTILTDLVEEKLGNTVWESIQDIYSKNQSYIASFTPCVFLAYENGDKIAEQILKNNAACLAELINFAVDHYDIGKYVVASGGILKQKPAFREMLKEMLHPDIELDVPDYPPVYGACIMCCLLCGVDTKPVKERFMMSYDSYQ, from the coding sequence ATGTTTGATATCATGACAATGGCGGAGAACATTAAAACATACCGGAACAAAAGGGGAATAAACCAGTATGAATTTGCAGAAAAATTAGGGATCAGCCCGCAGGCAGTATCGAAGTGGGAGTGCGGGCAGTCCTGTCCGAGTATCGAGAATCTCTGTGTAATTTCAGAGATTTTAGATGTATCCATTGATACACTGATCGGAGAGAGCAGTGAAGGCGAAAAGATGATGATCGGAATTGACGGGGGAGGAACAAAAACCGAGTTTGTCTTATTTTCTGAGAGTGGACGGATCTTAAACCGGATCGTATTAGACGGCTGCAATCCGAATACGGTAGGAATGGAGGAGGCAATGAACATCCTGCAGCTTGGCATTGATACGCTCATGAAGATCAAAGGGAAGATCAGCGGAATCTTTGTGGGTGCTGCAGGATTAGATTCCGGAAACAATACATCAAAGATCAAAAAGATGTTAAAAGAAAAATATCCGAAAGTAAAAATCCAGTGCGAAAATGACATCTATAACGTCATTGCCTGTGGAAAAAATCTTGACCGGTGTGTGGCTGCAATCAGCGGAACCGGAATGATCATTTACGCAAACCAGAATGGAAATTTAAAGCATTTTGGCGGGCGCGGCTATCTGCTTGATAAAGGCGGCAGCGGCTACCACATCGGACGGGATGCGATCTGTGCAGCGCAGGATGCAAGGGACGGGATCGGAGAACATACGATACTGACGGATCTTGTTGAGGAAAAATTAGGGAATACGGTATGGGAGAGCATCCAGGACATCTACAGTAAAAACCAGTCCTATATTGCTTCGTTTACGCCGTGCGTATTTCTGGCATATGAAAATGGGGATAAAATCGCCGAGCAGATTTTAAAGAACAATGCAGCATGTTTAGCGGAACTTATCAATTTTGCCGTGGATCATTATGATATCGGAAAATATGTGGTTGCATCCGGCGGAATTTTAAAACAGAAACCGGCATTCCGGGAAATGCTAAAAGAGATGCTGCATCCGGATATTGAATTAGACGTTCCGGACTATCCGCCGGTATATGGCGCATGTATCATGTGCTGCCTGTTATGTGGGGTTGATACAAAGCCGGTAAAAGAACGTTTTATGATGTCATATGATTCATACCAGTAG
- the rsmH gene encoding 16S rRNA (cytosine(1402)-N(4))-methyltransferase RsmH, giving the protein MEQEQQTPHKRRVRYKGKYPKKFEEKYKELQPEKYQDTIEHVIKKGNTPAGMHISIMVQEILDTLKIQPGETGFDATLGYGGHTKAMLACLNGQGHIYATDVDPEESAKTKKRLEELGYGEDILTIRLQNFCTIDEIAKEVGGFDFILADLGVSSMQIDNPKRGFSFKVDGPLDLRLNQEAGISAAERLDTITREELAGMLYENSDEPYCEELAKAITDEIRKGNRIDTTTKLREVIEKTLDFLPEKEKKDTIKKTCQRTFQALRIDVNREFEVLYEFMEKLPDALKPGGRVAILTFHSGEDKLVKKALKEGYRAGIYADYSKDVVRPSAQECAQNGRARSTKMRWAVRA; this is encoded by the coding sequence ATGGAACAGGAACAGCAGACACCGCACAAGAGGCGTGTACGTTACAAGGGAAAATACCCCAAGAAGTTTGAAGAGAAATATAAAGAACTTCAGCCGGAAAAATATCAGGATACGATCGAACATGTCATCAAAAAGGGAAATACGCCGGCAGGAATGCATATTTCCATTATGGTGCAGGAAATCCTTGATACCTTAAAGATCCAGCCGGGCGAGACCGGTTTTGATGCTACGTTAGGATATGGAGGGCATACAAAAGCAATGCTTGCCTGTCTGAACGGACAGGGGCATATCTATGCAACCGATGTTGACCCGGAGGAGTCCGCCAAGACGAAAAAGAGACTGGAAGAACTCGGGTACGGAGAGGATATCCTGACGATCCGGCTGCAGAATTTCTGTACGATCGATGAGATCGCAAAAGAAGTCGGCGGTTTTGATTTCATTTTAGCGGATCTGGGTGTATCTTCCATGCAGATCGACAATCCAAAGCGTGGATTTTCATTTAAGGTGGATGGCCCACTTGACCTGCGCTTAAATCAGGAAGCAGGAATCAGCGCGGCAGAACGTCTTGATACCATCACAAGGGAGGAACTTGCCGGAATGCTCTATGAAAATTCCGATGAACCTTACTGTGAGGAGCTTGCGAAGGCGATCACCGACGAGATACGAAAAGGCAACCGGATCGACACGACGACAAAATTGCGCGAAGTGATTGAAAAAACACTGGATTTTCTGCCGGAAAAAGAAAAAAAAGACACGATCAAAAAGACCTGTCAGCGTACATTTCAGGCACTCCGCATCGATGTGAACCGTGAGTTTGAGGTCTTATATGAATTCATGGAAAAACTGCCAGACGCCTTAAAACCAGGTGGACGTGTGGCGATCCTCACGTTTCATTCCGGGGAGGATAAACTGGTCAAAAAAGCATTAAAAGAAGGCTATCGGGCAGGAATTTATGCAGATTATTCAAAAGATGTTGTAAGACCGAGTGCACAGGAATGTGCACAGAATGGAAGAGCGCGGTCTACGAAGATGCGCTGGGCAGTCCGGGCATAG
- a CDS encoding MATE family efflux transporter produces MVISVKAFFHEKPPKERRKNELMSSLPVPKAVAKMAIPSVISSLVTVVYNMADTFFAGQTGDPLQVAAVSLTNPIFILFMAFANMFGMGGSAAASMAMGEKNEKRMKQVSAFVTYASLVVGVALAVILMVFMTPVLNMFGANEQTFLYAKGYTFHIAYGAPFIIWSAAASFVVRAEGVSKEAMIGSMIGTVANIVSDPVLISGMGMGAAGAAVATTIGNILASIYYLWYFLKKSKYFSISIQYFTCKDGILSGVCDQQHIVGCFMDENQKMD; encoded by the coding sequence ATGGTAATTAGTGTGAAAGCGTTTTTTCATGAAAAACCACCGAAAGAAAGGAGAAAAAATGAACTGATGAGCAGCCTTCCCGTCCCGAAGGCGGTTGCAAAGATGGCGATCCCGAGTGTGATCAGCAGTCTGGTAACAGTTGTATACAACATGGCGGATACTTTTTTCGCCGGACAGACCGGCGATCCGCTGCAGGTGGCGGCAGTCAGCCTGACAAACCCGATCTTTATACTGTTTATGGCATTTGCCAACATGTTTGGAATGGGCGGCAGTGCGGCTGCATCCATGGCGATGGGAGAGAAAAATGAAAAAAGAATGAAACAGGTATCCGCGTTTGTGACATATGCATCCCTGGTCGTCGGTGTAGCACTTGCAGTCATTTTAATGGTATTTATGACGCCAGTTTTAAATATGTTCGGAGCAAACGAGCAGACGTTTCTCTATGCAAAAGGATACACTTTTCACATTGCATACGGGGCGCCGTTTATCATCTGGTCGGCAGCGGCAAGCTTTGTTGTGCGCGCGGAGGGTGTAAGTAAGGAGGCAATGATCGGCAGTATGATCGGCACCGTCGCCAATATCGTGTCAGATCCGGTGTTGATCAGCGGTATGGGAATGGGAGCTGCGGGAGCCGCAGTTGCGACGACAATCGGAAATATTTTGGCAAGCATCTATTACCTGTGGTATTTTTTAAAGAAAAGTAAATATTTTTCCATTTCCATCCAATATTTTACCTGCAAAGACGGCATTTTGAGCGGAGTGTGTGACCAGCAACATATTGTCGGCTGTTTTATGGATGAGAATCAGAAGATGGATTGA
- a CDS encoding LysR family transcriptional regulator: MNLFQLRYFVTLAKMQHYTKAAHELCITQPSLSHAISQLEAELGVALFEKSGRNTTLTSFGEEFLICVNRTLATLDSGVSSLQRSARGDGLIRLGMLRSLGVSFIPQLAARYLASHPEHDVRFTFHTGSTGDLVNGLSARDYDLIFCSMPPETESLDTVPITHEDLVLIVPDHHPLAAKQSVALTETLIYPQIYFSHGSGMRAVVDHLFSQINAVPQIAYETEEAEVIAGLTAQGFGIAVVPYMDLLLKLDVKILQISAPVWERNLYMIHDRQAFMPPAVRNFCEFVLKECKYPMIPD, encoded by the coding sequence ATGAACTTATTCCAGCTTCGTTATTTTGTAACTTTAGCAAAAATGCAGCACTACACAAAGGCTGCACATGAACTTTGTATCACACAGCCGAGTTTAAGCCATGCGATCTCGCAGTTGGAGGCAGAACTTGGCGTGGCACTTTTTGAAAAAAGCGGACGCAATACTACACTCACAAGTTTTGGGGAAGAGTTTTTAATCTGCGTAAACCGCACGCTTGCCACATTGGATTCCGGAGTTTCATCCCTGCAGCGGAGCGCACGCGGTGACGGATTGATCCGGCTTGGCATGCTGCGTTCCCTCGGTGTCAGTTTCATTCCGCAGCTTGCCGCGCGTTATCTGGCATCCCATCCTGAGCATGATGTGCGTTTTACATTTCATACCGGCTCGACCGGCGATCTTGTCAACGGTCTCTCGGCAAGGGATTATGATCTGATTTTCTGTTCCATGCCGCCGGAGACAGAATCGTTAGACACTGTGCCGATCACCCACGAGGATCTGGTACTTATCGTTCCAGACCATCACCCACTGGCAGCAAAACAGTCCGTTGCATTGACGGAAACGCTCATCTATCCACAGATTTATTTTTCCCACGGTTCCGGTATGCGTGCCGTTGTGGACCATCTGTTTTCACAGATCAATGCAGTACCGCAGATTGCCTATGAGACAGAGGAAGCCGAGGTGATTGCGGGACTCACTGCACAGGGTTTTGGCATTGCCGTCGTTCCTTATATGGATCTTTTATTAAAGCTGGATGTGAAGATTCTGCAGATCAGTGCGCCTGTATGGGAGCGTAATCTGTATATGATTCATGACCGGCAGGCGTTTATGCCGCCTGCCGTAAGAAATTTTTGTGAATTTGTTTTAAAAGAATGTAAGTATCCTATGATACCAGATTAA
- the nagA gene encoding N-acetylglucosamine-6-phosphate deacetylase, with protein MIIKNAMVYTSDHRFEKKDIRIKDERIAEIAEHGALEATEEDVVDGAEMYAIPGLVDIHFHGAVGYDFCQASKEELLKIAEYEAKNGVLAICPATMSYNEEILGHIMDKAADYQEDTGADLVGINMEGPFINIKKAGAQNPEYIMPADKEMFLRLQERSGGLIRLVDIAPEGEGAMEFIEQCHDKVKISIAHTCCDYDTACKALKKGASHMTHLYNAMPGINHREPGPVIAALEAGAEVELIADGIHIHPAMVRTTFRIFGADKVILISDSMEATGLLDGDYQLGGQDVTVKGKKAVLTKDPGVIAGSVTNLFDCMKNCVQNMGIPLEVAVLAATENPAGAIGVEEDYGKIAVGNYGNVLLLDQKLNIRNIIQKGRIMSI; from the coding sequence ATGATCATCAAAAATGCAATGGTTTATACATCAGACCACAGGTTTGAAAAGAAGGATATCAGAATTAAAGACGAGCGCATTGCAGAGATTGCAGAGCATGGTGCACTGGAAGCCACAGAGGAGGATGTGGTTGATGGAGCGGAAATGTATGCAATACCGGGACTTGTGGATATCCATTTCCATGGAGCGGTAGGTTATGATTTTTGTCAGGCATCGAAAGAGGAATTGTTAAAAATAGCGGAGTATGAAGCAAAAAACGGTGTTCTTGCAATCTGTCCGGCAACCATGTCTTATAATGAAGAAATTTTAGGACATATCATGGATAAGGCAGCGGACTATCAGGAAGATACGGGAGCAGATTTAGTCGGCATCAATATGGAAGGACCATTTATCAATATAAAAAAAGCCGGTGCACAGAACCCGGAATACATCATGCCGGCGGATAAAGAAATGTTTCTGCGTCTGCAGGAAAGAAGCGGCGGACTGATCAGGCTGGTAGACATCGCACCGGAGGGAGAGGGCGCCATGGAATTTATTGAGCAGTGCCATGACAAAGTAAAAATCTCCATTGCACATACCTGTTGTGATTATGATACGGCGTGTAAGGCATTAAAAAAAGGTGCAAGCCACATGACACACCTCTATAATGCCATGCCTGGAATCAATCACAGGGAACCGGGACCAGTCATAGCGGCACTTGAGGCGGGGGCAGAGGTGGAGCTGATCGCAGACGGCATCCATATCCATCCGGCGATGGTGAGAACCACATTCCGCATCTTCGGGGCAGATAAAGTGATACTGATTTCTGACAGCATGGAAGCAACAGGACTTTTAGACGGAGATTACCAGCTTGGTGGACAGGATGTGACCGTAAAAGGGAAAAAAGCAGTCCTGACAAAAGATCCGGGTGTCATTGCGGGCAGTGTCACAAATCTGTTTGACTGCATGAAAAACTGTGTGCAGAACATGGGAATCCCACTTGAAGTGGCAGTGTTAGCGGCAACGGAAAATCCGGCAGGAGCCATTGGTGTGGAGGAAGATTATGGTAAGATCGCAGTTGGCAATTATGGAAATGTGCTGTTGCTGGATCAGAAATTAAACATCAGAAATATCATTCAAAAAGGTAGAATAATGTCAATATAA